In Janthinobacterium sp. 67, a genomic segment contains:
- a CDS encoding PEP-CTERM sorting domain-containing protein has protein sequence MSKPRIHHSAVSAAFAAALFMTAGMAQAQATAAQAENNSKRCEAANTDGDGKGGEFNPDSSSSGCSLANGFVNFGTRSNDGVGSTPDFSKAESDQMLRTPAFSGNSHGLASALSQPVDSGYGASPNLLASTGEHHFGSRDFVYAQEEPAIEGRGYRVGRALGASDVYEPLLTSSGGGIMPPAGGGGVGGGGASGGFDRSGGGNGAIDTGGGGVVPPIPAVPEPETYAMLLAGLGLLTWVGRRRSKAQA, from the coding sequence ATGTCAAAACCACGCATCCACCACTCTGCTGTCAGCGCCGCCTTTGCCGCAGCCCTCTTCATGACGGCAGGCATGGCGCAAGCACAAGCGACGGCGGCGCAGGCCGAAAACAACAGCAAACGCTGCGAAGCGGCCAATACGGATGGCGACGGCAAGGGGGGAGAGTTCAATCCGGACAGCTCCAGCAGCGGCTGCAGCCTAGCGAACGGCTTCGTCAACTTTGGTACGCGCAGCAATGACGGTGTCGGTTCGACGCCCGACTTCAGTAAGGCAGAATCCGACCAGATGTTACGCACGCCTGCATTTTCGGGCAATAGTCACGGTCTCGCCAGCGCCCTGAGCCAGCCTGTGGATAGCGGCTACGGCGCCAGTCCCAACTTGCTGGCCAGCACCGGCGAACACCATTTCGGCAGCCGCGATTTCGTGTATGCGCAGGAAGAGCCGGCCATCGAAGGACGCGGCTATCGCGTTGGCCGCGCACTCGGCGCCAGCGATGTCTATGAACCACTGCTGACCTCCTCAGGTGGCGGCATTATGCCCCCGGCCGGTGGCGGCGGTGTCGGCGGCGGGGGCGCAAGCGGCGGCTTCGACCGCAGTGGCGGCGGCAATGGCGCGATAGACACGGGCGGCGGCGGCGTCGTGCCACCGATTCCGGCCGTGCCGGAACCGGAAACCTATGCGATGCTGCTGGCGGGCCTGGGATTGCTGACCTGGGTAGGACGGCGCCGCAGCAAGGCCCAGGCTTAA